A single Caloramator mitchellensis DNA region contains:
- a CDS encoding glycosyltransferase, which yields MCSNIEYLENLINNGEIDKAENLIYNILESGYKKKELYSILSVIHYYKNNLEYASKYAEFGLKIDPYDFDNNFNLAIINDKLENIKDAEKYFIKAFLYTGNEYIRKTIMQEFSNKYQLLNKVANNFRKFTQKEINILHGTMEIANQMNTYAKGLKKIGCNVKTLSYYKNYLNYKSDIEFNITDINEDLVNDLIQKNDIFHFHFGTSLKLDNSDINDLYKKNKTILMQHWGSDVRRLSVVKKFNSYAKSKVLEEEYIRNKLRFLGNFVKHCVVSDYELFECVKEYYENIYIIKQALNLNDYKNEYLCVNKNNKFTIVHAPTDPEYKGTKYIVRAIEELKLKYDFDFILVSNMPHNEAKKIYKEADLIIDQLHAGAYGLFAIESMALGKPVVGWISDYMFDRYPRELPIIPANPQNIKLVLEYLLQNKDLLEVVGNESRKYVEKYHDINKVFYDILELYCKIYKE from the coding sequence ATGTGTTCAAATATCGAGTATTTAGAGAATCTAATTAACAATGGTGAGATAGATAAAGCTGAAAATTTAATTTATAATATTTTAGAATCAGGGTATAAAAAAAAAGAATTATATTCGATTTTATCAGTTATTCATTATTATAAAAACAATTTAGAATATGCTAGTAAATATGCAGAGTTTGGATTAAAAATTGACCCATATGATTTTGATAATAACTTTAACTTAGCTATAATAAATGATAAGTTAGAAAATATTAAAGATGCTGAAAAATATTTTATTAAGGCATTTTTATACACAGGTAATGAATATATAAGAAAAACAATAATGCAAGAATTTTCAAACAAATACCAATTGCTTAATAAAGTTGCTAATAATTTTCGAAAATTTACTCAGAAAGAAATCAATATTTTACATGGAACAATGGAAATTGCAAATCAAATGAATACCTATGCTAAGGGATTAAAAAAAATAGGCTGTAATGTTAAAACTCTATCATATTATAAAAATTATTTAAATTATAAAAGTGATATTGAATTTAATATCACAGATATTAACGAAGATTTAGTTAATGATTTAATACAAAAAAATGATATTTTTCATTTTCATTTTGGAACGTCACTTAAATTAGACAATTCTGATATTAATGACCTTTACAAAAAAAATAAAACAATATTAATGCAGCATTGGGGTTCTGATGTAAGAAGATTATCGGTTGTGAAGAAATTTAATTCATATGCTAAGTCTAAAGTATTAGAGGAAGAATATATAAGAAACAAGCTAAGATTTTTAGGTAATTTTGTAAAGCATTGTGTTGTTTCAGATTATGAATTATTTGAATGTGTTAAAGAATACTATGAAAATATTTATATAATAAAACAAGCACTAAATTTAAATGATTATAAAAATGAATATTTATGTGTGAATAAGAATAATAAATTTACCATTGTTCATGCACCAACTGATCCTGAGTATAAAGGAACCAAATATATAGTTAGAGCAATAGAAGAATTAAAATTAAAATATGATTTCGATTTTATATTAGTATCTAATATGCCGCATAATGAAGCAAAAAAGATATATAAAGAAGCAGATTTAATAATTGATCAATTGCATGCTGGTGCTTATGGACTATTTGCTATTGAGAGTATGGCTTTAGGAAAACCTGTAGTAGGGTGGATTAGTGATTATATGTTTGATAGATATCCAAGAGAATTACCAATAATACCAGCAAATCCTCAAAATATAAAACTTGTATTAGAGTATTTGCTTCAGAATAAAGACTTATTGGAAGTAGTTGGAAATGAATCAAGAAAATATGTAGAAAAGTATCATGATATAAATAAAGTATTTTATGATATTTTGGAACTCTACTGTAAGATTTATAAGGAGTGA
- a CDS encoding glycosyltransferase family 2 protein, protein MKHILSICMMVKDEEKNIKKCLESIKKLLENDFAELVIVDTGSKDRTVEIAKEYTDKIYHHDWNNNFSVMRNISISYAKGEWILIIDADEEVENSAEIIELLKSPSLNGFNTIIINVKNLSTHNKNQYVVNASPRIFKNDGTFKYQGSVHNQPIFQPPIYYSNISLWHYGYILSDKNLMDKKFKRTSELLLNELKKNPRSLYYNYQLAVTYSMHGDKEEALNTYRNTYRLLTELSKQERKKYIYIYGAYARESYICKKYSETIEICSEGIELYNKYIDLFYLMGYSYLQINDIDNAIESFENYLNLAERQDELGIRKNLAVPLYNIDNLSKENVLKEIIRCYIKNKKYCEAKKYINRLEDENDKIMKQIDIYIETRNIENILSLYLDLNHERQELFEMYLENKIRNISEEVKFDIRKMFSNIDNNYGSFCNAKINGEINEIISLLRSINFNDSPMFYSELLKDVYLNNWNMFIKLIKDIETLKLKKILSYLLIDDRNLLELIKLNLLNLSVNEYDIKFNRVIWVLAGIYLNTKEWNFINEEEYKIFKIYLNSGMIYIRKIFQVDKIRIFINELENNEYKFLLLFYIIEEYVKISDFKSAIKYIKQALKINPKLFKFIDKYKEEEILKYL, encoded by the coding sequence ATGAAACATATTTTGAGTATTTGCATGATGGTAAAAGATGAAGAAAAAAATATAAAAAAATGTTTAGAAAGTATAAAAAAACTTTTAGAAAATGATTTTGCTGAACTTGTAATAGTAGACACAGGTTCTAAGGATAGAACAGTAGAGATTGCAAAAGAATATACTGATAAAATTTACCATCATGATTGGAACAACAATTTTTCTGTTATGAGAAATATATCCATATCTTATGCGAAAGGTGAATGGATTCTTATCATCGATGCGGATGAAGAGGTTGAAAATTCTGCTGAAATTATTGAACTTCTAAAATCACCTTCATTAAACGGTTTTAATACGATAATAATAAATGTAAAAAATTTATCTACACACAATAAAAATCAATATGTAGTTAATGCTTCTCCAAGAATATTTAAGAATGATGGAACATTTAAGTATCAAGGTTCAGTTCATAATCAACCAATTTTTCAACCACCCATCTATTATTCGAATATTTCATTATGGCATTATGGATATATATTATCTGATAAAAATTTAATGGATAAGAAATTTAAAAGAACATCGGAACTCTTGCTGAATGAATTAAAGAAAAATCCACGAAGTTTATATTATAATTATCAATTAGCTGTCACATATTCAATGCATGGAGATAAAGAAGAAGCATTAAATACGTATAGAAATACCTATAGATTGTTAACTGAATTGAGTAAACAAGAAAGAAAAAAATACATTTATATATATGGGGCTTATGCTAGAGAGTCATATATTTGTAAAAAATATAGTGAAACTATTGAAATATGTTCAGAAGGAATAGAATTGTATAATAAATATATAGATTTATTTTATTTAATGGGATATTCATATTTGCAAATAAATGACATAGATAATGCTATAGAATCTTTCGAAAATTATCTGAATTTAGCTGAAAGACAAGATGAATTGGGAATAAGGAAAAATCTTGCTGTTCCACTTTATAATATTGATAATTTATCTAAAGAAAATGTATTAAAAGAAATAATTAGATGTTATATAAAAAATAAAAAATATTGTGAGGCAAAAAAATATATTAATAGACTAGAAGATGAAAATGATAAAATAATGAAACAAATAGACATTTATATTGAGACGAGAAATATTGAAAATATTTTAAGCTTATATTTAGATTTAAATCATGAAAGACAAGAACTATTTGAAATGTATTTAGAAAATAAAATAAGAAACATTTCTGAGGAAGTTAAGTTTGATATAAGAAAGATGTTTTCAAATATAGATAATAATTACGGATCGTTTTGTAATGCTAAAATAAATGGCGAAATAAATGAAATAATCTCATTACTACGGTCAATTAATTTCAATGATTCACCTATGTTTTATTCAGAATTATTAAAAGACGTTTATTTAAACAATTGGAATATGTTTATAAAATTAATAAAGGACATAGAAACTTTAAAATTAAAGAAAATTTTAAGTTATTTACTTATTGATGATAGAAATTTACTTGAACTTATAAAGTTAAATTTATTAAATCTTTCAGTAAATGAATATGATATTAAATTTAATAGAGTTATTTGGGTTTTGGCAGGTATATATCTTAATACAAAAGAATGGAACTTTATAAATGAAGAAGAATATAAAATATTTAAGATTTATTTGAACTCAGGAATGATATATATTAGAAAAATTTTTCAAGTTGACAAAATTAGAATTTTCATTAATGAATTAGAAAATAATGAGTACAAATTTCTTTTACTTTTCTATATAATTGAAGAATATGTTAAAATAAGTGATTTTAAGTCAGCAATTAAATATATTAAACAGGCTCTAAAGATTAATCCCAAATTATTTAAGTTTATTGATAAGTATAAAGAAGAGGAGATATTAAAATATTTATAA
- a CDS encoding flagellin, producing MIINHNMNAMNAHRQMSINTVNSGKSMEKLSSGLRINRAGDDAAGLAISEKMRGQIRGLEQASRNAQDGISLIQTAEGALNESHGILQRMRELAVQASNDTLQASDRTAIQTEITQLNQELDRIGNTTQFNGKVLLDGTFGVKNSGTGTLAVGGDGVTNINVSGAKASTTYTLDNNAAGEVTLDDGNGNQQRLTGLAATFTGTLNFDKLGISIDVAAIDLSGAGSWSGDGKTIITAATAAQQVQIGANAGQSLGLTINDMRSTALGVNTISVASYTSANAAITAIDSAISTVSTQRSTLGAWQNRLEHTIANLGTSSENLTAAESRIRDVDMAKEMMSFSKNNILSQAAQAMLAQANQQPQGVLQLLR from the coding sequence ATGATAATCAATCACAACATGAATGCAATGAACGCACACAGACAGATGAGCATTAACACAGTTAACTCAGGCAAGTCTATGGAGAAGCTTTCATCAGGTCTTAGAATCAACAGAGCAGGTGACGATGCTGCTGGTCTTGCAATTTCAGAAAAGATGAGAGGACAAATCAGAGGTCTTGAACAAGCTTCAAGAAACGCACAAGACGGTATTTCGCTAATTCAAACTGCAGAAGGTGCATTAAACGAATCTCACGGTATACTTCAAAGAATGAGAGAACTTGCTGTTCAAGCTTCAAACGATACATTACAAGCCAGCGATAGAACTGCTATCCAAACAGAAATTACACAGTTAAACCAGGAACTTGATAGAATAGGTAATACAACTCAATTCAACGGAAAGGTTCTTCTTGATGGAACTTTTGGTGTTAAAAACTCAGGAACTGGAACATTAGCTGTCGGTGGCGATGGAGTAACAAATATAAACGTATCTGGTGCTAAAGCATCAACAACTTATACACTCGACAATAATGCAGCTGGAGAAGTAACATTAGATGATGGTAATGGAAATCAACAAAGATTGACAGGGCTTGCTGCTACATTCACAGGAACTCTAAACTTCGATAAACTTGGTATATCAATAGATGTTGCAGCAATTGACCTTTCAGGAGCAGGGTCATGGTCAGGTGATGGAAAAACAATTATAACTGCAGCAACTGCAGCTCAACAGGTTCAAATTGGTGCTAATGCTGGACAATCACTTGGTTTAACAATAAATGATATGAGATCAACTGCACTTGGTGTAAATACTATTTCAGTTGCATCCTATACAAGTGCAAATGCTGCTATTACTGCAATTGATAGCGCAATCTCAACTGTTTCTACACAAAGATCCACACTCGGTGCATGGCAGAATAGATTAGAGCACACAATTGCAAACCTAGGAACATCATCAGAAAACCTAACTGCAGCTGAAAGCAGAATTAGAGACGTAGATATGGCTAAGGAAATGATGTCATTTAGTAAGAACAACATCCTTTCACAAGCTGCTCAAGCAATGCTTGCACAAGCTAACCAACAACCACAAGGTGTTCTACAATTATTAAGATAA
- the hag gene encoding flagellin Hag produces the protein MIINHNLNALNSHRQLGMNTVNAGKSMEKLSSGLRINRAGDDAAGLAISEKMRAQIRGLDQAGRNAQDAISMIQTAEGALNETHSILQRMRELAVQAANDTNAGADRAAIGKEIEELQNEIDRIADTTEFNTKKLLDGTASTVAFQVGANINQMITLGISNMDASSLGVDSTAIAITQSTAATTISAAISTINAAIERVSTERAKLGAYQNRLEHTINNLGTSSENLTAAESRIRDVDMAKEMMTFSKNNILAQAAQAMLAQANQQPQGVLQLLR, from the coding sequence ATGATAATCAATCACAATCTTAATGCATTAAACTCACACAGACAACTTGGTATGAATACTGTAAATGCTGGAAAGTCAATGGAAAAGCTTTCATCAGGTCTAAGAATAAACAGAGCTGGTGATGATGCAGCAGGGCTTGCAATATCTGAAAAGATGAGAGCACAAATTAGGGGTCTTGATCAAGCAGGAAGAAATGCACAGGATGCTATATCGATGATTCAAACAGCAGAAGGTGCATTAAATGAAACTCACTCAATACTTCAAAGAATGAGAGAACTTGCAGTACAAGCAGCAAATGATACTAATGCAGGGGCAGATAGAGCAGCAATAGGTAAAGAAATAGAAGAATTGCAAAATGAGATTGATAGAATTGCTGATACTACAGAATTTAACACAAAGAAATTACTTGATGGAACAGCTTCAACTGTTGCATTCCAAGTTGGAGCAAATATTAATCAAATGATAACTTTAGGAATAAGCAACATGGACGCTTCTTCATTAGGAGTTGATTCAACTGCAATTGCAATTACTCAATCAACTGCAGCTACAACAATTTCTGCAGCAATTTCAACTATTAATGCTGCAATAGAAAGAGTGTCAACAGAAAGAGCTAAGCTAGGTGCTTATCAAAACAGACTAGAACACACAATAAATAACCTTGGAACATCATCAGAAAACTTAACAGCAGCAGAATCAAGAATAAGAGATGTAGATATGGCTAAGGAAATGATGACATTTAGTAAAAACAACATTTTAGCACAAGCTGCGCAAGCTATGTTAGCACAAGCTAATCAACAGCCTCAAGGGGTTCTACAATTATTAAGATAA
- a CDS encoding flagellin, whose product MIINHNLNAQNAHRQLGVNTLNAGKSMEKLSSGLRINRAGDDAAGLAISEKMRAQIRGLDQASRNAQDAISLIQTAEGGLNETHSILQRMRELAIQASNDTNVQQDRSAITDELNQLTQELDRIATTTEFNTQKLLDGTFSGKFQIGANENQTLQLDISKMNSASLGLAGSIEVESATVDVGGLLKDGTYTVSGGNMLDASGKVVGTLAAGDITLADGTTEINFTNEDIINGSLIKISENGTKAVLEKTVLANQTNDKLAAGVYTVSGTDVLKDGFKIGTVNGTTLTQIDLNDGTSIDLAAVFGKTADLADGYTFIIKGVNVDNNTLAGGTVTSIDNALELVSKERAKLGAYQNRLEHTINNLSTSSENLTSAESRIRDVDMAKEIMIFSKNNILAQAAQAMLAQANQQPQGVLQLLR is encoded by the coding sequence ATGATTATCAACCACAACCTTAATGCTCAAAACGCCCACAGACAGCTTGGAGTCAACACACTTAACGCAGGAAAATCCATGGAGAAACTTTCATCAGGCCTAAGAATCAACAGAGCTGGAGATGATGCTGCAGGCCTTGCAATTTCAGAAAAGATGAGGGCTCAAATAAGAGGTCTTGATCAGGCATCAAGAAACGCACAGGATGCAATTTCTTTAATCCAAACTGCAGAGGGTGGATTAAACGAAACCCATTCAATTTTGCAAAGGATGAGAGAATTAGCAATACAAGCCTCAAACGATACTAACGTGCAACAGGACAGAAGCGCCATTACGGACGAATTAAATCAATTAACACAGGAACTTGATCGAATTGCAACCACAACAGAATTCAACACTCAAAAACTACTCGACGGAACGTTCAGCGGCAAATTCCAAATAGGTGCTAATGAAAATCAGACACTTCAATTGGATATAAGTAAAATGAACTCAGCATCTTTAGGCCTTGCAGGTTCAATTGAAGTTGAAAGTGCTACTGTAGATGTTGGTGGGTTGTTAAAGGATGGAACTTATACAGTATCGGGTGGAAACATGTTAGATGCAAGCGGAAAAGTTGTTGGAACACTTGCAGCTGGAGATATAACATTGGCAGATGGAACAACTGAAATTAATTTTACTAACGAAGATATTATCAATGGTTCACTTATTAAAATCTCAGAAAATGGAACTAAGGCAGTTCTTGAAAAAACTGTATTAGCTAATCAAACAAATGATAAGCTGGCAGCAGGTGTTTACACTGTATCTGGAACCGATGTTTTAAAAGATGGATTTAAAATTGGAACAGTAAATGGAACAACTCTTACGCAAATTGACCTTAACGATGGAACTTCAATTGACTTAGCAGCAGTATTTGGAAAAACTGCAGACCTTGCTGATGGATATACATTTATTATAAAGGGAGTGAATGTAGATAATAACACATTAGCAGGGGGAACGGTGACATCAATAGATAATGCACTCGAGTTGGTTTCAAAGGAAAGAGCAAAGCTTGGGGCATACCAAAACAGACTTGAGCACACTATAAACAATCTAAGCACTTCAAGCGAGAACTTAACATCAGCTGAAAGCAGAATTAGAGATGTGGATATGGCAAAAGAGATAATGATTTTTTCTAAAAACAACATTCTTGCTCAAGCTGCTCAAGCTATGCTTGCTCAAGCTAACCAACAACCACAGGGAGTTCTTCAACTTTTAAGATAG
- a CDS encoding carbon storage regulator, whose translation MLVIGRKPGEYIMIGDNIKVKVVKSEQGDLRLAIEAPKEIPIVRGEIYEQQKKA comes from the coding sequence ATGCTAGTAATTGGCAGGAAGCCCGGAGAATACATAATGATAGGCGACAACATAAAGGTTAAAGTTGTCAAAAGCGAGCAAGGGGATCTAAGACTTGCAATCGAAGCTCCAAAGGAAATACCAATTGTAAGGGGCGAGATTTACGAACAACAAAAAAAGGCTTAA
- a CDS encoding flagellar protein FliT, whose product MLEQKLIEFREKTKELIDILQREDFDNLNEIISQRQEIIDSIKAINYSMEEFIKLSIALNLSELDDQLNKLMNAKIEKTRTELKSIKNNRQVAQYYDLERTDSILINKKI is encoded by the coding sequence ATGTTAGAACAAAAACTTATTGAGTTTCGCGAAAAAACTAAAGAATTGATAGATATTCTTCAACGGGAGGATTTTGACAATTTAAACGAAATAATAAGCCAGAGGCAGGAAATAATTGATTCGATTAAAGCGATAAATTATTCAATGGAAGAATTTATAAAGCTTTCTATCGCATTAAATCTATCTGAGTTGGATGATCAACTCAACAAGCTTATGAATGCTAAAATTGAAAAAACAAGAACCGAACTTAAATCAATTAAAAATAACAGACAAGTCGCACAATATTATGACTTGGAACGAACAGACTCTATTCTAATAAATAAAAAAATTTAA